In Patescibacteria group bacterium, the sequence TAAAAAATCAAATTCTTACGAGCTTGACTTACAAAAAGATTTAAGAGATCCCGAATTTAAAAAGTATTTTGATGAATATGGTAAACAACTTGAAGCCGCTTACCGAGTTTTAAATTTACGCAAAAAGAAAAAAATGAGCCAGCAAACTCTGGCCAAAAAACTCGGTACCAGCCAAGCTGCGGTCGCTCGCATGGAAGCCGGCAATCAAAACTTTTCTTTAAAAATGCTGGGAAAAATTGCTGATGTTTTTGGCAAAGAGTTGAAGATTTCGTTTGAATAAAATA encodes:
- a CDS encoding helix-turn-helix transcriptional regulator, with the protein product MTKKSNSYELDLQKDLRDPEFKKYFDEYGKQLEAAYRVLNLRKKKKMSQQTLAKKLGTSQAAVARMEAGNQNFSLKMLGKIADVFGKELKISFE